AACCACAGGGGTCTGACATGGACGTTGAGGGCCCACCCTCAGCGTCGCTTGCCGGGCGAGCGCGCCCCCGGGCCCGGGCGGTGAAAAACCTGTCCGACTGTCGGACAGGTTTTGAGGCAACCGGGCCCGGGCGGGCGCTTCCATCCGTGCACCCTGTGGGTTGGCGTTTGAGCGCGCATGACGTTGCTCCCCTGTTGGGCCGATGCGGTCTCGGGTCCATGCGGCGGAGACCTGTCCGACAGTTGGACAGGTTTTGAGGGAAACGGGCCCGGGTCGGTCCTCCCTCCGTGGCCCCATGCTGGCTTCCGCGTATGCACTCCGCCGCGATCCTCCGGCGCGCTTCGTGAGGCACGCGTCATCACGGGGACCATTGAGTCGACGGGTTTGTTAACGAATCCCAGGCGACCTGCTTAGGATGCGCGCCGTCCTCTTCCTTCATGGAGCTTCGATGGTGCGCACCCGGCTCGTAGGTCTCCTGGCGTTGCTGTTCGTCGCGGTCCCCGTTTTGGCGGGGGCTCAGGATGCCGTGGCTCCGGCGGCGGTGGCTTCTGGCGATGAAGCGACGCACCAGGCGCTGCGTGCCATCAAGCAGGACATGGAGGATGCGCTCAACAAGCAGGACCTGGACCGGCTGCTGTCGCACCTGCATCCGGACGTCGTGTTCTCCACCATGAACAACGACGTTCGCGTGGGGAAGGACGCCATCCGCGCGTACTACGCGCAGATGCTGGGCGGCCCGAACAGCGTCGTGAAGAAGGTCACCGCGAAGTTCGACGTGGATGCGCTCACGCGGCTTTATGGCAACTCGGGCGTCGCGTACGGCTCGTCGCTGGACCATTACATCCTGAACGACGGCACGGACCTCGTCGTCAATGGGCGGTGGACCTGCACCCTGGTGAAGGAGGGGGACCGGTGGCTCATCGCCGCGTTCCACTACTCCACCAACGTGTTCGACAACCCCCTGCTCACCAAGGTGAAGAACGCCGCCCTGGGCTTCGGCGCCCTGGTTGCGGTCGCCGCGCTCGGCGCGGGGTTCTTCATCGGGCGTCGGGGACGCCGGCCGGCGACGGCTTGAGCGCGAGCCGCATGGGCTGGCGCTGGCCGTAGGTGAGCGAGCGCCACAGCCACTCCGCCGGACCGAAGCGGAAGCGCGACAGCCAGGCTTGGCTCAGTGGAATCTGGAGCGCGAACACGAGCAGGGTCAGCGCCACGCAGCGTGATGGCGGCAGCTTTCCGATGAGCCCCAACCCCCAGCCGTCGTAGATCCAGAGGCTCACCACCGTCTGCATCAGGTAGTTGGTGAGCGCCATGCGCCCCACCGGTGCCAGGACGCCCAGCCACCTGCGCCAGCGCTCCTGCTGGAAGAGCAGGGCGAAGGCTGCCACGTAGGCCGCGGCGAGGCCCAGGTAGCCCATCTCCTGGATCGCGGACAGGGTGAACATCCAGTGGGCTTTCGACGGATCCAGCACCCCCGCGAGCCGCAGGTGCTGCACCACCGCTCCCGCGCCATTTCCCAGCACGCCCAGCACCAGACCCCAGGCCAGCATCTTCCGGTGCCAGGCGCGGTGGCGCTCCACGTCCTGGAGCAACAGGTGCCGGCCCGCGAGCAGCCCCAGCAGGAACCGGCCCAGGATGAAGATCATCCACAGCAGCCGCTTCAGCGTGGGCAGCATGTACTGGAGGAAGTGCGCGTTCGCGGCCTGCGTCGTCCAGAGCGAGTCGCTCTGGAGTCCCAACAGCAACTGCCCCCGCGTCTGGGCCTCCATGGCTTCCGTGGCCTTCGCGGCGTCTGCCGCTGCCTGTGCTCCGTGCAGCAGGATGGGACCGAAGTGCAGGAGCGCTGGCACCAGCAATGGCACCACCACCACCGACAGGCCTACCCACACCAGCAGCGTCCGGTCCGAACGGTTGCGGAAGAGGAGCAACGCGAAGCCCAGCAGGGCGTAGGTGGAGAGCACGTCTCCCGCCCAGAGCGCCGTGAGATGCACGACCCCGATGCCCAGCAACACCAGCAGGCGCCGTGAATACACCGGGACGACGGAGGCTCCTCGTGACTCGGCACGCGTCAGCTGGATGGAGAACCCCAGCCCGAAGAGGAAGGCGAACAGCGTGACGAACTTCTGGTTCACGAAGAAGTGGTAGATCGCCGTGACGGCCGCCTCGAAGGGCGGCGCCGCCAGTGCCTGGGCCTGCTCTCGTGGCATCAAGACCCGGCCGCTGAACCAGGCGAAGCTGTTCGACACGAAGACGCCCCACAACGCGAAGCCGCGCAGCACATCCAGGAGCGGCAACCGCTCAGAGACATCCACCGGACGGGCGCTGGAAACGGAAGGGACGGAGTCGGACATGCGTCCAGCAGATGCCTGCGTCCGCTTCGCGTCAACGCATGCGCCACGTCATCCTCGGCGACCTCACCCCACGCGCATGGAGGGTGACCGTGCGTGAAGGACTCAGGAGATTTCGAGCACCGGCGCTTCGCGCAGGAAGGGCATGCGACGCGGCAGCTTCCGGGCCCAGAAGGCTTCCACCGACCTGTGGAAGAGGCGCAGCAGCGCGACACCCTGCCTGCCTTCCAGCTGAGCCAGCTCCTTCGCGGAGCGGTCCAACAGGGCGCGGGCTTGGTGGTACTCGCCGCGCACCCAGGCTCGTCCTGCTTGCGCCGTGAGCAGTGAGTCGAAGTCCTGGGGATCATGTCCCTGCGCGCGCACCTCCGCGGCGACGTCCGCGGGCACGTTGAAGAGACCCTGCGCCAGGTCCTCTCGCAGGTCGCGCATCACGGAGCACCAACCCAAGGCCGCGAGCAGGGACGGAGCGTCATCTGCTCGCACCTGTGCATCCGCGACGTGCAGCATCAGGCTCACGGACAGCCGGAAGGTGTTCCCCAGCTGGGTCTGGAGCGTTGCCGCGTCCCACCAGTGCCCATCGCGCACCCGCTCGCGGTCCCGGCGCATCGTGCGCACGAGTTCGAGCACCTGCTCGCGGGCCGTAGGGTCGGTCAGCTCCGTGAGCAGCACCCGGCCCAGCGACACGGCAGTGTCGTGGAACTCCGTCGCGGGTCCCGGCGCTCCGGTCTCCAGCGTTCGCAGGAGCGCGTCGATGGCGTCCAGTGGCTCGCCTTCGACGGGACGGTCTCCATCCAGCACGTCATCCACCCCCTGGAGGAAGCAGAACCCCACTCGCGCTCTTCGCGCCTTGCGCCAGCGTCCCAGGGACTGCTGATACAGCGCGAGCGCGATGAGTCCGTAACGCGGATGCCTGCGCGCGAAGCGGTACATCTCCCTCGCGCAGAGGGCTTCCACTCGCACGGCTTCGAGGAATGCTTCCTTCCGGAGCCGGGGCGCCACGACACGCCACGTGCCCCAGGCGAGCAGGGCTCCCGCGAATACGTCCATCAGGTGGTGCTCGTGGATGAGCAACGTGGACGCCGCGATGGCCAGGGCCCACAGCGCGAAGGCGGTGCTCGCCACCGGCCCTGAACGCTCGCGGTAGGCCAGGGCCGCCGTGCAGGCAAAGGCGACGTGGAGCGACGGCAGGTAGTTGCGCTCCAGGTTCATCGTGTCCGCGGCCTGGAAGATGGATGCCCAGCCTCCAGTGACGGCACGCGGCGGCCACGCCACCTCCACCGGCAGGACGAGGAAGCAGAGTGCTCCCAGCACCGTCTCCGCGCACAGTGCCAGCGCGAAGGGGAGCATCTGTCTCCACGTCCGGAAGATGAACAGGGACAGGAGCAACAGCACATCCATGCTGACGTAGACGGCGGCCCAGCCAGGCATGAACGGAATGTGCTGCTCGAAGGGCAGGTCCACGCGCAGGCCGCCGGAATAGAAGCCCGTCACCCAGCTCGCGCCGCCGTACACCGCGAGGAAGAACAGCGCGAAGCCGCACGTCATCGCGCCCGTGCGCTTCAGTTCCTCCGGCGCGGGCCGGCCGAAGAGGGGGCCATCGGACGCGCTCACTTGGGCTGCTCCGGGAACGGCCGGGGTCCTCGCCACATGGACAGCCAGATGCCCAGGAAGGACGGCCGGGGCACGCTCTCATCCACGTAGCGGCCCAGGTAGAGCCAGGGCACCTGCGGGTGCCGGTGGTGCGCCCGGTGGTAGTGGTAGTTGAGGAACACCCAGCGCACCGGCGCAGCGACCTTCAGGTCCCATGCGCCTTCGCGCACGTCCAGCGGCGACCACGCGTGGTCCGCGTACTGGAGCGAGCTCCAGTTCACCGCGAACGCCGCGTAGCAAAGCGCCCAACCCACGAGCGTCAGCTCCAGCGCGTACGCCAGCCCTGCCTGCACCGCCACCAGCCCCAACACCTCCGCCCGGATGGCCATCCCCGGTGCATCCTCCAGCCGCCCCAGGTACGCGTCCGCTCCGGTCTGCTCTCCGTAGCGGGTGCCCGGTCCTCGCAGCCTCCGCAGCAGGCCCGGCGCGAGCGCGAACACCAGCGCTCCCAGCGGCACGAACAGCCAGTAGACGCCGGTCAGGATGACGTACCACTGCGCATACTTGAGGAAGCGGTGGTCGCCCGGGTGCAGATAGTCGAACTGCTCGCGCGCCGTGCGGTTGTACCGGTGATGCGTGAGGTGGAAGGCGCGCTGCAACGTGAACGACGTGGGGAAGAACGTCGCCGCCAGCCGGCCCAGCCCGTCGTTGATCCGCCGCGACGGGTGCAGCACCCCGTGCGTCGCTTCGTGCAACAGCGAGAACACCGTGTTGTTCACGTAGGAGAACAACACGGCCGCCACCAGCCGCACCCAGAGGGCTTCCGCGTGGGACGCCGTCCACAGGCACAGCGCCCCCGCACCCATCGCCGCGACGAGCAGCACCGCGTTGAGCGCGGCGGGAATCGGCGGAGCGTCATCGGCGCGCATCGTCGCCGTCCTCGGGCAGGCCCACTGCGAAGTCGAGCAGCTGGCGCATCACCGGATCCGCCGTCGCCGTCGCGACGTTGAAGCGCATGCCGTCCAGCACGGACAGGTCCCGGCGCAGGAACGACGTGTACAGCCACCTCGACACCCCGAGCACCAGCGCCGCCGCGCCCGGAATCCGCCCCCGCCTCGCCGCGACGGCGAGCCGCACCGACGTCCCCTCCGCCACCGGCGTCAGGCTCGCGAGCAGCAGCCCCCGCGCCCGGCCCAGGTCGCTCTTCACCGAGATCAACGTCCCGCCGTGCAGCGTGAGCTCCACCCGGATGCGGTTGCCCGACAGCGCCTTCATCAGCCGGTCGCTCGCGCCCGTGCCGGTGACTCGCGACGTGTAGCGCAGCCGCAGGGTGTACCGGTCCGGGGTCTCCCAGGTCGGTGTGTCCCACAGCTCCCGGTGGTGCACCGTGCGCAGGTGGTCCAGGTCAAAGGAGTTCGCCGCCAGCGGCAGCCACGGACAGCCCACCGTCACCGCGGGTCCCACGTTCCAGACGTGTTCCCCACCCTCCAGGTCGGGTGGGGGAAACAGCGCCTCGGGGCCGTTGAACACGAGCACCCCGCCGAAGCGCTCCTCCACCGGCCACGCCCGGGGCCCCGGCAAGGCGGACACGTCGCTCCGGCCGGGCACGGCCCGGCAGCGGCCCCCTCCGTCGAAGCTCCAATGATGCAGCGGACAGCGCAGCAGCTCGCCCTGGACGGTGCCGTGCTTCAGGTGGGCCCCCAGGTGGGGACAGTGCGCGGACAGGGCGTGGACCCGGCCCTGCTGGCCGCGGAACACCACCACCTCCTGGCCACCCACCTGAACGCCCATCGCGTGGCCGGGCCGCAGAGCCGCGGAAGGTGCCACCAGGTACCAGGAGCGCGGGCGCGAGGGCCCGGGGAGACGGTCCGGAGCCACCCCGGCCAGGACGGGAACAACCATGGCCGGACCCTACCGGACCCGGTGTCTCCAGGGCCACGGGGGGGCCGGTCGAGACTGGCTTTACGCCCGGGTTCCTGGTTTGTCAGGCGCTGGCGGAACCGGGCGCGCCGCCTCGACGGGGCGGGCCTGGGAAGGGACGTGTGACATGGCAGGCGATACGGCGGGCAACAGTCGGGGCGGTTCGCTGCGGGGCAGCACGCTCCAGGTCGTGCAGTCCCTGGCGGCGCAAGGCGAGCCGGAACGCGCGGCCCAGCTCTACGAGGAGCTGGGCGCGGCGCAGCGCGAGCGGCTTCGCAAGGAGGCCGCGCAGGGGACGGTGAAGGAGCGCCACTGGCTGGTGGACGTGCTGCGCCGGGCGCGTGACTTCACGGGCGCGGCCCGGCTGCTGGACGGCAGCGGCGACGACGTGTCCGTGGCGGACCTGTACGCGCAGGGCGGCCAGCACGTGGCGGCCGCGGAGGCGTACCTGCGCGCGGGCGAGGTGGAGCGCGCCGCGGCGGCCTTCGAGCGGGGCGGGGCGCTGGAGCGCGCGCTGGAGGTCTACCGGGGCCTGGGTGCCCGCGAGTCCATGGCGCACTGCCTGGTCCGCCTGGGCCGCCCCTTCGAGGCCGCGGACCTCTACCACGAGCTGGGACAGGCCCACGCGGAGGCCGAGGCCCTGGGCGGCGTGCTCGCGGAGGACCCCCGCTACGTCGAGGCCGTGCTGCGTACCTGCAAGGTGCTGGATGCCGGCGGCTTCACGCACCGCGCGCTCGCGGTGCTGGCGGACGCGCTGAGCAGCTCCGATCACCTGCGCACGGATCCCGTGCTGGTGACGGAGAAGGCGCGGCTGTTGCGGCGCATGGGCCTGGATGTGGAGGCGGAGGCGCTCCTCGCGCGGCTGGCCGCGGGCGCGACCGTGCCGGAGGCCAGCGGCTACCGCTTCCTCAAGGCCATTCCCATCTTCGGCGAGCTGCCGCTGGAGGACATGAAGGACCTGTACCGGCTGGCTCGGCCCGTGACGGCCACGCCGGGCACGGTGCTGCTGGAGAAGGGCGTCCCCGGGACGGGGCTGCTCGTGCTGCTGGAGGGCACCGTGGATGTCTTCTCCGGCAATGAGTCCAACGCGCGGCACCTCAACACGCTGGGGCCGGGCTCGTTCCTGGGGGAGATTTCGCTCGTGCAGGACGGCCCCGTGTCCGCGAACGTGCGCGCGAAGACGGCGGTGCGCGCGCTGCGCATCACCCGCGAGAGCTTCCAGCACTTCCTGGCCACGCACGACGCGGCCTCGCTGCACATCTACCGGCTCTTCACGCAGAACCTCGCGGCGCGCGTGCGGGCGCTGAGCGGCTGAACGCGGCGGTGTCCCCCGCGGGCCCGGGCTTGCTACGGTCCCGCACCATGGGTGATCCGACAAGGATTGAGGGCGCACGCAACGTGCGCGTGTCCGCGGAGTTCTGGAAGCAGTGCGCGGCGCTCCAGGGGAGGAATGTCTTCCTCGACGCGGTCCTCCTGAAGGGGCCCACGAAGGCGGGCGAGCTCCAACTGGAGCTGCCGGAGTCGACCCGGTTTCTCGGCTACGAGCGGTCGGAGAAGGAGTACCTCGCGTTCCTCCGCACGGTGGAGTCCTTCCTGCCGCGCACGCCCGCGTCCGGGTACCGCTCGTGGGGGGAGGCCCTCTTCGAGTCGGAGGCCCAGGCTCGCTGGCACGTCACGTTCGTCTTCGGCACGAAGCCCCAGGTGCGCGTACGCCGCGCGGCCTGGCTGGACGTGAGCCTCAAGGACGCGAAGCCCCTGGTGGCGCCGAAGAGGCCCGCGGGCGGCAAGGGCGAGGTGCTCTACGCGCACGAGGATGGCCGGTTCCAGGGGGTGCGGGTCGCTCGCCACGTGCTCAACGCCCGCAAGGGCGAACTGGGGACGCAGGGGCGCACGTCCTCCAAGCGCTTCGCGCATGAGTGGCAGGCGAAGGCCGCCGCGGACCGGCTGATGAAGAAGCTGCGCGAGGAAGGCTTCACCCGGCGCAAGGCCTGACGCGGGGGCCGCGGTCGCCGTCACTGCTCGAGGCTGTGCTCAATGCGCAGGCCTCGGGCCCGGAGCCAGCCCACGGAGCGGTCGGAGGGGAATCGCAGGATGCGCGAGGGCGTCATGCGGGCACTCCAGCCCCGCCCGTGAGGAGGCAGGCGAGCGCGACGAGGGGGCCTTTCATTGGACCCCGGTCCATCCCCATCCTCCTGGACAACCTCCCTGTCCGGAAGGATGCCCCGATGGCTTCAATCGACGCACTGAGGCAACAGGCCCGCGCGAACTGGCGCACGTGGTTGGCGTGGGTGGCCATGCCCATCGCCGCGCTGCCGCTCCTGGGGGTGGGCGGCCTTCGCCGGGTGGGCCTCATGGACGAGCTGGCCGCGGGGGCCGTGGGGCTGGGCCTGGTGTCGCTGACGCTCATCGGCCTGGGGCAGCTGCCTCGGGGGCCTGTCCGCCCGGCGGGTGGGAAGGCGTGGAAGCGGGCGCCGAAGGACTTCCCCATCACCGGCGCCATGGTGCCGGAGGAGTTCTCCGCGTCGATGGCGTCCGGCCACTGACGCTCAGGGACGGCGCTCGATGCCGATGGCGATGGAGGGGCCGGTGAGGGCCTCTCCGGTGCCGTCGGACAGCGACACGATGCCCAGGCTGGCGGAGAGCACGGTGGTGCCGGAGCCGCCGGTGCCCTTGATGAAGCTGCGCACGCCCAGCTCGCCGAAGTTCCATCCGCTCGCCGAGCCGCCGCCCGCGCCGAAGAGCGAGAGGCTGGGCGTGAGGGGCACCTGGACCTCGCCGCGTCCGGAGCCGAAGCGGAACTGGTTGTCACGCGAGAGGATGGCGGAGTTCCACGCGAGGTGGAACCCGTCGAGCGCACCCAGCCGCAGCACCTGCTGGAAGGACACTCCCGCGTTGGAGTCGCACACGGTCCTGGGATTGATTTGCTCGTAGGTGTTGGGGTCGTAGTCGAACTGGGTGCTGCACTCCTTCTGTCCGAACAGCGCACCCGCGCCGATGCCGACCTCCAGGAAGTCGGTGGAGTAGGCCGCGGCCACGTACGCGGAGCCTGGCGTGTGACGCAGGCCGGTGCCCAGGCCGAAGCCCACGGGATCCAGCTGCGCGCTCAGCACCAGGGGCAGGTTCCCGGGCCGCCACGCGATGAACGCATCCAGCAGCAGGCCGCCCGCGCGAGCGGACTTGCCTGACTCCGTCCTCGCATCCAGCGCGAGGAAGGGCCGGGCATGGAAGCCGTAGCGCAGGCGCGGCAGACCGGTTTCAGGGAAGAAGAGGCGCGCGGTGGCGGGCGCGTCGGTGACGACGGCGGTGTCGCCCACGCGCACGTTCTCCCCGCGGCCCAGCCGGGCGATGGCGGTGTCCTCGCGCGACTCGATGACCTTCAGCACCACTTCCCGGGAGTCCTGCGTGCGCACGCGGACGCGGGTGCCTTCGCCCAGGCCGGCCAGGGCGCCGCCGGAGAGCGTCACGTCGCCATCGTGCACGGCGGTGACGGTGAGCCGGGTGGAGGAGGGGACCGCGGTGGGCGGCGGGGCCTGGGGCGGAGGTGGCGCCTGGGTGACGACGGTGAGGTCGCGCGCCGCGCCCAGCGCGGAGGCCAGCGAGTCCGGCTGGGGCTGCTCCGGCGTGGCGAGGGAGAACGCATGGGCCTCCTCGCGCTGCTCGATGGCGAGGAGCGACTGGCCCACGACGACGAGCCGCACGAAGCGCCGGCCCTCCTCGATGCGCCGCACGAGCTGGGGCGCCGCGCCGTCCAGCTTGAGCACGGCGATGCCGCCACGGCCGAGCGCGACGTAGCTCACCCCCTGATGGACGACGGAGTCGAGGACGGGGCCCAGGCCCAGTTCTTCCGCGGCACGTGAGGCCGGGGACACAGGAGCCTGGGCGACGATGACGGAGGCGAGGAGCGCGGAGCCGAGCATGAAGCTGGCTCTATATCGCTCCTCGCCCCCGGGGTTCCTGGACTTTGGGTCAATCCTCCCTAGTCGACGAGCAGCCGCTTCACGGGCGCCGGGTCCACGGCCACCATCAGGGGACGGGTGAAGTGGCTGAACGACATCAGCGCCTGGCCTGGAGCGAGCCGCGACACCCGGCTCCACAGGCTCTCGTCGATGCTGCCCACGCTCTTCTTCAGCTGGTTGATGACGGCCCCGTCCGTGATCTTGTGGATGATGAAGTTGTTGAGCAGGGCCAGCACCTCGGAAGGCAGGTGCTGGGGGAGCTGGGTGACGAAGACGAGCCCCAGCCAGCGCTTGCGGCCCCGCTTCGCGATGCGAGCGACCTGTTCGAAGAGGGTCTTCATCTGCGTGATGCGGCTGGCGGACAGGAACTCGTGGGCCTCCTCGATGATGATGAGGACCGGGGTGATGTCCTTGCCTTCGCGGTGGGCCTTCTCGTAGCTGGCCTCCTGCCGCTCCTGGATGCCTCGCAGGATGTCCGCGATGACCAGGTTGTTGAGCTGGGGGGACTCCGTGTCCGACAGGTCGATGACGGACACCCGCCCGGGCGAGAGCATGGTGTCGTACTTCACGCCCTCCGTGGTCCCCATGTCGAAGATGTTCAGCCGGCGCAGCCGCTGGATCTTGCTGGCCAGCGCCTTCCAGCTGATGACGTTGCGGCTGCTCTGCGCCATCACCCGCCGCATCACCTTGCCGGGGTCGTTCTTGAAGACGCTGTAGAGCGTCAGCGAGTTGGCCGGAGGCCCCTCGTCCTCCTCCAGCGCCTCGATCTCCTCGGTGACCGTTCCTCGCGCTCGTGCCGCGCGGCGGGGGCGGGCTCGTCCTTCCGCTCTGCCCTCGTCGCTCATGCTGTAGAGGTAGGCGTTCACCACGTCCAGCAGGTGCTGGATGGTCATCTTCGGGTAGCCCGTGGACAGCTCGTCCACCTCCAGCGCGTCCCGTCGCTCCTCCTCCGTCACCGGATAGACCTCGAAGTCCTCCAGCAAGAGCTTCGTGACGTCGTACGCCTTGAGGAAGCGCTCCTGCTGCGCCTCCGACATGTCGAGGATCTCCGCCAGCGCGTAGGGCGACAGGCTGGAGAAGTTCAACGAGAAGGCGTGCTTGTTCTTGTGGCGCGGGTTGCGGCTCTCGCGGCCGACCAGGTGATGGATGTGCAGGTCCTTCACGCCCTCGGGCTTCTGGTTCCGGCGCTTGAGGGTCTCCACCATGGCGTGGTGGTCCGTGGGCCGGTCCACGTGCGTGTATTCGCCTTCCACGTCGAAGACGATGGTGGCGATGCCCGAGCTCTGCGCGCGGTGGATGAGCGTGGCCACCGTGGTGGACTTGCCGCCGCCCGTCGTGCCGATGATGCCGGTGTGCCGGGGCAGCACGGACTTGTCGCGGGCGTTGATGCGCGCCTCCATCCGCTCGTAGCCCACCACCGTGCCAATGCTCATCTCCCCGCTGACACCCAGCACCTTCGCGCTCTCCTCCTCGTCGAGCACGAAGACGGGGCTCTGCGGCCGGGGACGGAAGCGGTGCGGCTTGAGCACGCCCGCGACCTCCTCCCCGAGGATCTCCACCTCCGCGCGGCCGTGGTACTCGAAGGTGTACGAGAGCTTCTTGCCGTGGGTCACCACGCCAATGGCCATGGTGGAGTTCGCGGGAACGGCGTTCGGCTCCGCGAACGGCCCCCGGACGACGACGCCCAGGTAGGCCCTGTCGTCCTCGCGGCACTTGATGCGCACCAGCGTCTGCGACGCCAGCCGGTGCAGGTCCTCCTTCGTGGACAGGACGGTGACGAGGTTGTCGTGGCTCGCGCTGGTGTCGAAGTGGGTGAAGCCCACGGCGTTCTCCAGCTCCGGGTCGGCCTTGAGCGCCTCCGCCCGCTCCTTCGCCGCGTCGATTTCGCCCTTCGCCCTGTCCGGCAGGGGCAGCGCGACTTCGTTGCGCGGCGGCTCCGCGGGCGGCGGCGGCTGGGGAACCGGGGCCCGCGCGACCGGGGCCGGGGTGGGGGAGGCCGCGCTGGCGGGCGGCTTCGCGGGGGCACCGGGGGGCGGCGCCGGACGGGGCCCGGTCATCTGGATGCTCGTGGGCGCGGGGCCCGGAGGACGGGCTGCCTGCGGGGGCGTGGCCGGCCGCTGGCCATTGGGACCGGGGGCGGCGTGGCCATTCACGGGCCTGCCGTTGTGGGCCACGCCGCTCTGCGTGGGATTGCGGCCGGGTACGGTGGTGTTTCCATTGTCAGACATGCTGTCGTTCCCCCATCAGCGACGTGGCTTGCGACCGTTGAAGTACTGAAGGCGTGCATCGGCTTGTGCGTAGGCGTCCTGGACCAGGCCCTCGAAGCCGTCGACGCCGAAGGCGCTGCGGCACGTGGCCTCCGCGACGTCGAGCAGCATGGGGTAGCCCTGTTCCGGGCGCAGCATGCTGTCCGCGATGGCCACGCACGCGGCCATGTGGGCGTGGTCGACGTGCGCGTAGAAGACGCGGGGCGGGGCGTTGTCCGAGGCGCGGAACAAGCCCTTCACGACCTTGTGCGAGTACGCGCTGATGAAGTCGCGCGCCAGGCCGTACTCCTCCAGGTCGTACTGCCATCCGTCCAGGATGTCCTTCCCCTCCTGCTTCAGCGACTCGAGGATGACGAACTCGCCCGGCCTGAGCGCGTGGCCCATGGTGAGGAAGCCCCGGTCGTCCATTCGCGCGGAGACGAAGACGAAGCGGGGATGTGCGTTCATCAGCCGCTGGAGCATGTCCAGCGACACCTTCAGCAGGCTCTTGTAGCCAGAGCCGGTGAGGAGCTCGCGGGAGAAGGGATTGCCCTGGCCCATGCGCCAGGGGGCCTTCAGCTTCTCCACCAGGATGGCGCGCTCCGCGTAGGCGCGGATGCCTCGGCGCGCGAGCCGCGACAGGCTGTCCGGCCCGCCCCGCCCCGGGTGGGAGCGGTTCTGGCGCATCTCGATATAGGACAGCGCCTCCTGGTAGGGGTCCGGCGCGTCGACCGTGACCTCGCGGCGGAACAACCGCTGGGAGAAGGTGCCCGCCGTGCCGCCATAGCCAATCGCCGCGATGCCCAGCTGGGTGATGTCCAGCGGCAGCGTCTCGTGCGTCACGGAGATGCCATTGACCGCCTCCACCTGGCCGGCGAAGAGCAG
This DNA window, taken from Corallococcus coralloides DSM 2259, encodes the following:
- a CDS encoding ATP-binding protein yields the protein MSDNGNTTVPGRNPTQSGVAHNGRPVNGHAAPGPNGQRPATPPQAARPPGPAPTSIQMTGPRPAPPPGAPAKPPASAASPTPAPVARAPVPQPPPPAEPPRNEVALPLPDRAKGEIDAAKERAEALKADPELENAVGFTHFDTSASHDNLVTVLSTKEDLHRLASQTLVRIKCREDDRAYLGVVVRGPFAEPNAVPANSTMAIGVVTHGKKLSYTFEYHGRAEVEILGEEVAGVLKPHRFRPRPQSPVFVLDEEESAKVLGVSGEMSIGTVVGYERMEARINARDKSVLPRHTGIIGTTGGGKSTTVATLIHRAQSSGIATIVFDVEGEYTHVDRPTDHHAMVETLKRRNQKPEGVKDLHIHHLVGRESRNPRHKNKHAFSLNFSSLSPYALAEILDMSEAQQERFLKAYDVTKLLLEDFEVYPVTEEERRDALEVDELSTGYPKMTIQHLLDVVNAYLYSMSDEGRAEGRARPRRAARARGTVTEEIEALEEDEGPPANSLTLYSVFKNDPGKVMRRVMAQSSRNVISWKALASKIQRLRRLNIFDMGTTEGVKYDTMLSPGRVSVIDLSDTESPQLNNLVIADILRGIQERQEASYEKAHREGKDITPVLIIIEEAHEFLSASRITQMKTLFEQVARIAKRGRKRWLGLVFVTQLPQHLPSEVLALLNNFIIHKITDGAVINQLKKSVGSIDESLWSRVSRLAPGQALMSFSHFTRPLMVAVDPAPVKRLLVD